DNA sequence from the Gopherus evgoodei ecotype Sinaloan lineage unplaced genomic scaffold, rGopEvg1_v1.p scaffold_31_arrow_ctg1, whole genome shotgun sequence genome:
TAAAACTGCTTCCCCATGTGTCATAGTCCCCATAGTGGCAGAGGGAGATTTCCCTTATggaacagggggctgggagctcccgTAGTGGCTGCTGCTCCGAGGGGCCCTATCCGCTCTATCAGTAGATACGTATAGATTATCTAGCACTGTAGACTGCCCCGTAATAGATCCATTAACCCTGGAGATGCTGGAGGATTTGGGGTATTTTTTTGCCTGTTAAAGGCCTGGACTGGAAGAGGTGGTGCGACACAACATAACAACAGCACAACACAGCACTGCCAGACCGCACATCCGTATGGCCACACGGGCAGAAAACATACAAACCCACATGCACACTCCTGCTCCAATACACAAAACCACACATATGCACTATCCAAACACACACACCGAGCAGACATATAAACACAAGTACACAAAAGGCAGGCAGcccccacacacgcacacgcacacacacacacacacacacacaagtttattTTGCTATCTATGCAGCCTGCTAGGGTGTAAATATTTATTCAAAAGCAATTTTACCCTGTCAGACAACAGCccctggggatggagggggagggggtatcTCCCATTTGCCCCCTGCCCCTTAGACCCccatggtggggaggaaagggggggcaCAGACTCATCCCTCAGCTGGTTGGCTGCCACTGGGGCCAGTTTCTGCCCTAGGGGGGCGGAAtacccaccaccacccccagcatcACCGCAGCCAGTTTAACGCCCCCCGCCCCGAGCTGATGTTTAATTTATTGTCcattggtgcagggaggggaccGGAGCCCTACTctgcccccctcaccagcaccccctgcctgcaggacGCCCAATAAAGAGTTTTCCCTCCTACGCGTCCGCTGCCTTTGACTGACAGAGCCTGGGACGGGGCGAGGGAGGGTCCGTCCCTACCCCCCCCACTTGGAGACATTCCCCCCCGCCTCCCTTTCCTCAGCCCTGGGGCCCGCTTGTGCCCCCTGGCTCCACTGACACGGCCAGCGAGGGGTCCCTGGCCCTGGGCCGAGCCCCCGGCCATCTCGGACTCTGCCTCGGTAGGTGCCCTGGGCTGTGGCAGGTCAGTTCCTAGGAGATTAGTGGCCCTGGCTGAGTTtcggggggttgggggttcccatGAGGCCCTGGACACCCCCCACTCCGGCAGATTGCTTCAGCTCCCTCCTCGCCTCGTGTGGCAAGAGCTGCCCCACAagcagcccaaggccctgtgggAGGGATTGCTGAAGAGTTCCTGGAAAGGCACAAGTGGGGGCTGCTgagtgaacccaggagtccgggcccccAGCCAACCCCTGATTTGATCCACTACACCTCACTCccgcccagagctggggagagaacccaggagtccgggccccaagctccccagctctaaccaccagcccccactcccgcccagagctggggaaagaacccaggagtcctagctcccagcccccccccacacacacacacactctggatCCCTATAGCTTGGCACAAGGAGCAGGGATGTGAGtcgctggggctgggctggggccaggagaattcctgggagaggccaggagcccccctccccccatcctggcCTGCCATGGGGCACGGCCCTGGCTTGTCACCTGTGCCCCTCTGCGCACCCCGCCAGGCGGGGCCTGACTTTGCCGGCTGGCttgtggagggggcggggggcagccggGGGCACACGGCAGGGGGCTGCTCAGGATTGCACAGGGCCATAGCAACTgcctgaggctgggggtgggcgggcagCAGGCACAGAGCCTGTGGGGAGAGGGCCCCTGGGCGCTGCCAGGCAGCatagggggcaggaggctggcaCTGATAGAGGGGACAGCGGAAGGAGCCCCAGTGGGGGCCAAATAAGGACCCTgcctccccatccctgggacTCCACCTCGATGGGGGGGGCTGGGTTCCCCATGGGAGGCAGCACGTGAGCAATgccagggcggagggtggggggcagatgtCACATCAGGAATGCTGGTGATTCAGTCTGACCTGGGtttcggggaggggaggggcctcTTGTAGGTGAGACGTCAGCTCTGtggaggggagaacccaggagtcctgactcccaacctcgcctctctaaccaccagactccactcccctcccagagctgggatagggcccaggagtcctggctcccagtaccccctgctctaaccactaaacactACTCCCCTCCTGGGAccagagatagaacccaggagtcctggttcccagcctcccctccccacccccgctctaaccactagacccccacgTCCCTTCCAGACTATTTGCGTTATGAGGTCACTGGCTGACCCATCGCTTACCTCACCCCATGCTGGGcatttccttctccttttctgTTAGAGCCACGTCTCAATGATGCACATGGGCCTGGTGCCCTGGTGGGTGGAAATGGGGCAGGACAGTTGGgggggctctcccctcccctttgctTCCCACATCGGGGGCCTGGCTCCCTGGGGGCCTGTGTGGCAACTGGGGGGCTGATGGGCCCGGCTTGCGGGCAGGACCCCAGACTGGGCTGCAGGACACCTAGGTCCTTGTCCCATCTTGGCCGCAAACTCCCCTTGTGACCGGGAGCACAGGGAGGTAggccccctgcctcagtttccccagttgtaGAACAGGGGAGAATGAGCCTCTTTAGGCTGGCAGCTCCTGGAGGCGGGGGCTGCTTTCGCCGTGTGGCCCGGCAGCGCCCAGAAGGATGGGGCTCCGATCTCAGaggggggggtgtctgtggggcACCAGACATGACAGGGTCTGATCTTGGGTCAGGATCTGTGCTGGGGTTTAGCCATCCCAGCCACATCTCTCAGTTTTCTCTGCCCCACCTCTCACCCTGGCATCTGGCCTCCCACCGACCTGTCTAGCCCGGGGGTGGCACCGAAGCGTTGACCCCCTGTGAATTCAGAGGCCCAAGCTACATGGTGGAGAAAACCACTTGGGGTTAAAGACTCGGCGGCTCTCAGCTCTGCTGGGGAGAAGCCggggttggggcagctccccCGGCCAGAGAGCCAGTCCCCGGCGAGCCAGGCTGGGCCCGTGGGGCAGCGCAATGGGGAAGCCAGACTGGGGGGTAAAGTCCTGTCGTTGGCTGGtcattaacccccccccccagccacattGGGCAAGTGACAAGCAACCAGCCACCCCTGGCAGTGTCCtgatggggaggggtgggaagcggggctgtgaggggaggagggggcaagtggggctgtgagggtggtgggaagtggGATGGGGGCTTGGCAGTTGTAGGGTGACAGGAGGGGGAATGGGGGCTAGGAcgtggggctgggggcttggaAGCTGTGGGGTGATGGGAGGTGGGGAAATGGGAAGGGGGGaatcggggtgggggggcaggagcctCACTAGTTTTGTCCAGCGCAGGAAGGGGAAGTGGTTTGTGGATCTTTTCGTCCGGTTTCCGTTGCCGAGTTGTGCTGAACACAGCCAGACATTTTTGCTTCATAAAACAAGTTGGGGGGGGGACAACAGGGGGAGTCTGTGTGCGTcaaccagggtgtgtgtgtgagagagagagctggtgTGTGCGTCTGTGCGAGTGAGAACcagggtgtgtgtgcgcgcacaagaattggtgtgtgtctgtatgtgcaagaaccggggtgtgtgtgtgtgtgttgctgtatGCAAGACCGGGGGGGGGGAATATGagcttgagtgtgtgtgtgtgtgtgcgcgcacatgcaCGAGAACCGATGTGTGTCTGGATGTGTGATTTTAAACAATCTCTCGCTCCACCCCAGTGGGCGGGAGGACGTCTAGGCCCGGTGCTGAATTTCTTCCAGATGTGCTCTGCTCAAATCAGCTGCATTTCACCAGCTAGCTGGGGATTTCTGTGAACGTGGCCATATGTCACACACACgccacacacccctcccacacactgacacacactccaaggccagaaggtaccttGTGAACATCCAGCCTGACCTGCTACCACGGGCCAGAGaaagtccccactcccctcccagagccgaggagagaacccaggagtcctggctcccagccccccctgctctaaccaccagcccccactgccctcccagagctggggagagaacccaggagtcctggctcccagccccccctgctctaaccagcagcccccactcccctcccagagctggggagagaacccaggagtcccggctcccagccccccctgctctgaccaccagccctcactctcctcccagagctggggagagaacccaggagtcctggctcctctaccccctccccaccccaaacactagaccccacttcccttgccaatggggagagaacccaggcgtcctgggtCCCAGTCACCTAATTCAAACCAGTCATATTCTGGTGATGTAACAGGGTGCCCATCACCCCAGGATTCTGCACCCCATAAAGGTCCATGGGGTGCCCCAGCTAGGCCAGGGCCATGTTCTGGAGGAGGGGATCCTCCTTCTGCTGTGCCCTGGCCCCTGACAGGAGCAGGGCTAGAGAGCCTGGGACCTTTGGCTCCACAGTGCAGCAGTAGTAGAGCTGTTATCCTCCCCTGGCATTAGCCACAAGGGGTGACATGACGCAGGGTCACCCCCCCATAACCCTATATCCTGCTTCCCTCCaggagctcccctcccccaagcccctgTGGATAGGGACCCCCCAGGgtaacccccccagcccctccccaggctgCCTCCCCCAGCTGTTTCCCCCGCTGCCCACCCAAGGGAACAACCTCCAGTCTCCCCTTGCTGTTTATCCCCCCCGACCCCTGACATGCTACTGCTCTAATCCACCTCTCTGAAGAGCCCCCCGGGTAACCCCACAGCCCCCCGTGGGGACCCCAGCCCCCCCTTCTCTTTATCCCCCAGATACCCCCCTCTCTAACCCACCTCTCCTAAGAGCCCCTCTGGGtaaccccacagcccctccccatggTGACTCTCAGCCCCCCCTGCTGTTTGTTCCCCAGATACTCCCCCTCTAACCCACCTCTCCGAAGAGCCCCCCCGGGTAACCCCACAGCCCGCCCCGTGGGgaggcccagccccctgctatttATCCCCCAGATACCCCACCTCCCCTAAGAGCCCTCGTCCCCTGGGCctcgcagcccagcccagccccgccccgccctggggggtggggtgtgtcccaggctgggggcgggggggggtcatAAGGCGGCCCCGGCGCGGGCCGGCAGCGCAGAGCGGCCAGAGGCAGGACGGAGCCACCGCGCCGGGACCGCAGGTTCGAGCCTCGAGGCGATGGAGTCCGTGTGGGGCTGCGTCCTGCTGGGCGCGCTGCTGAGCCAAGGTAGGGGGGGTGAGAGTCTGGACTCCGCGGTTCTCCCCCCGcttggggggctggtgggtcagagcgcggggctgggagccaggactcctgggttctctcccctgcccggatagggggttgggtgctcggactcctgggttctctccccggctctgagaggggagtgggggctagtggttagagtgggggagttaggagccaggactcctgggttctctccctggccctgagaggggagtgggggctggtgggtcagagcgcggggctgggagccaggactcctgggttctctccccggccctgagtgggggctagtggttagagcggggggggttgggagccaggattcctgggttctcccccccgGCTGGGCGGTGCAGTCAGGATGTGGGTGTGGAAGGTGGGAGCCGCTCGGTGGTTTTGTCCCGGTTCTAAGTCTTGAGTCAGATCCTAGAAGGGGAGAGACGGAcccagcgggggggggaggagtcgGACACCTCCCTGGCCAGGTGGAGGCTCTGGCAGGGGCCGGGCCTGGAGTCCCCTGGGGGAGCAGCTTCTCGCCACCGCTTCAGGgcccccggggtggggggggggacacgTGAGCCCATCGCTCACTTCCCTTCAAGCTCTGATTCACCTCAGCCGGGAGCTGGATGTGATTAGAGCGGgggagggactgggagccaggactcctggattctgttaccgaaatattgggtTTGAAGGGGGTTAGCCAGCTTTTACAGTTCTCTGGGGGgtgggctggtggttagagcagtggggctgggagccaggactcctgggttctctccccggctctaggaggggaatgggggctggtggttagagcagggggggctgggagccaggactcctgggttctctccccggctctaggaggtgagtgggggctggtggttagagcagggggggctgggagccaggactcctgggttctctccccggctctaggaggggaatgggggctggtggttagagcaatggggctgggagccaggactcctgggttctctccccggctctaggaggggaatgggggctggtggttagagcaatggggctgggagccaggactcctgggttctctccctggctctgggaggggagtgggggctggtggttagagcagggggggctgggagccaggactcatgggctctctccctggctctgggagcgggggagtgggagctggtgggtcagagcaaggagggctgggagccaggactcctgggttctctccccagttctgggaggggagggggctgggagccaggactcctgggttctctccccggctctaggaggggaatgggggctggtggttagagcagggcgggctgggagccaggactcctgggttctctccccggctctaggAGCggggggagtgggagctggtgggtcagagcaaggagggctgggagccaggactcctgggttctctccagggctggtgcttccatttaggcagcctaggcaatcgcctagggtgccaggattattggtgggcgccgttttgccggaggaggcgggaggcggctccggtggaccttccacagccacgactgcggcagctccaccggagccgcgggaccagcgcacggggcggcgaaattgccgtgcgcctagggcgctaaaacccctaacGCCGGTCctggttctctcccggctctgggggggctgggacTCGCTGGTTCTGTTCCAATTCCTCCGCGTCTCTCCCCCAGCGGCCGCCCTGCGATGTTACTCTTGTGACGGGGCCCGGAGCTGCCAGGAGACGGAGGActgtggggagcagcagggccGGTGTCGCACGACTGTCCTCACCATGAGCACCCGTGAGTGCCCCCAGTGACCGGCCAGCCCAGGcctggcccccccagccctgccggcgcccctcactcccgacccgcagcccctgccagaccagccctgccccccccagctctgccagtgcccctcactcctgacccgcagccctcagctccccacagctctgcggtTGCCcatcactcccaacccgcagctgCTGCTAGCCCAGGCCTGGGCTCCTGTGACCCAGCCCTGCCAATGACTCTGACTAATCTCCTCTACCCCCACCCGCCTTAGGCTCCGAGGTCTCCAAGCGGATCCAGAAGGGCTGCGACGTGGAGGGGAAGCCCAACAATTccatctccttcctctcccacgGGCAGATTGTGACGCTGGCGGAGGAGCAGTGCGCTACCGACCTCTGCAACCAGGGGGCGCCAGACGGTCAGTCCATAGAGCCAGCGGGGTCATTCCCCTCCagtctgttccccctcccctggggggTCCCATTGTCCCCTGctcaccccacctctttccccccacagccctgagcacctTCCTCTCCACCTCCAGCCTGCATTgcctctcctgctcctcctccgaccactcctgctccagcccctccttgATGGGGATCCGGTGCCAGGACCCCCGGGAGCAGTGCGTGGACATCACAGCCATCTCCATGCCAGAAGGTGAGCAGGGACCCGCCCCaagaccccctccctgccccacatagggggcccaggccccagtgCCCGACAGGCCTGCGCCTCTTTGCTGGagaccccctgagccagccaggccgcaccctggggctgggtcagagccggtgccccctagaggggagaggctccctgccccattccccacccccgtgagccagccagtccctgcctggggccggatcagagccattgccccctagaggggaaataccccctgccccattccccacccccgtgagccagccagtccctgcctggggccggatcagagccagtgccccctagaggggacaggccccacgTCACCccctactctctctctccccagagtTTCCCCAGGACGAGCGGCGCATCAAAGGCTGCGGGCAGATCTCTCAGTGCCAGGAGCCCCTGGGCTTCCACAACCAGGGCAGCTTCTACCTGCTGCAATGCTGCAACACCAGCCTGTGCAATAACGACGCCCACGGTAACCCAGggactgcaggtcgggagtgaggggcaccagctgagctgtgggagggagtccAGGGTtggactagcagggggctgtggattgggagtgaggggcaccggcagagcaggtggggggaagggctgggttggcagggggctgtgggtcgggagtgaggggcaccagctgaTTTTTCAGGCTGCCCAGTGATCCATTGTGACCCTGTTTCCCCCCAGATTATGAGGAATCCCCCCTGCCCCTGAACGGGGTCACCTGCTACTCCTGCGAAGGGAACTCCAGCCATGGTTGTGCCCCAGAAAACGTCACCCCGGTGCAGTGCCAGGGGCCCATGACCCACTGCCTGCAGGCTGTGGGAAGCCACGGTGAgtagccgcaggaccagcagggggcgccgtgctgtgggggaggggcatgggcCACCATtcggtggggggaagggacaggggctgggggctcagctgggggcACAGCAGTGGGCACCAGGTTGGGGGGGGTGAgcagggaagcagggctgggggcttggcgggggaggggcagaggggctgggggctcgGCAGGGGCCACCattctgttggggggaggggcagggctgggggctcggcagggggcgctgtgccatgggggtaggggcagggggcacctcactatggggggtggctggggccttgggggctggctctgggctccagctcactgtcctgccctccccctccagagCTGATGGGCCCGGGCACTGTGCTGAAGGGCTGCGCCACCCCGGCCTGGTGCGATGCCCCCTACACCTCCATCTACAAGCACCTGGCCGGGGTCCAGGCCCACTGCTGCCATGGCAACTTCTGCAACAGCTGGATCCAGGCTGGCGCCCTCCCCCCATCCAGGAGGAGCCGGGCCGGCCACCGGCTCATGGCCCAACCAGCCCTGCTCTGCGGCGCTGCC
Encoded proteins:
- the PLAUR gene encoding urokinase plasminogen activator surface receptor, whose product is MESVWGCVLLGALLSQAAALRCYSCDGARSCQETEDCGEQQGRCRTTVLTMSTRSEVSKRIQKGCDVEGKPNNSISFLSHGQIVTLAEEQCATDLCNQGAPDALSTFLSTSSLHCLSCSSSDHSCSSPSLMGIRCQDPREQCVDITAISMPEEFPQDERRIKGCGQISQCQEPLGFHNQGSFYLLQCCNTSLCNNDAHDYEESPLPLNGVTCYSCEGNSSHGCAPENVTPVQCQGPMTHCLQAVGSHELMGPGTVLKGCATPAWCDAPYTSIYKHLAGVQAHCCHGNFCNSWIQAGALPPSRRSRAGHRLMAQPALLCGAALLAVLILLPSSS